The sequence GGGAACTGTGACGACTCCGAGAATCGGTTCGCTTCCTCGGCACAAGCCTACATTGACCGTAAACTGCCCGTTGCCTACAACAAGGAAACGCATGGTCATGCTTTGAGTTTCCACGTCAACAAGTGACTAACGCTGTGACAGCCGCACACGCCTGCCACGTGCATGGGGACCTCTGTATCACTGACTGGAGCTCAGAAACTCGTTCGTGGGCCTTACGTTTGATAAACTCTTTTGTACCGTCAAGGGGGTCAATAATCCAGAAATACGTATATTGGCTTCTTTCCTTCCAGCACGCGTTTTTGTTTTCCTCGCTGATAACTGGAATGGCAGTCCCGTACAACTGTGTCAGGCCCGCACAGATGACCTACGTAAGACAACAAACAAGCCGTCAGTCACCTTGAGCGCGTTTTTCGAAGTTGGTCACACCCAGCGCATGAAGTAAAGCTCCTACAGTGGACTCGCACTAACCAATACTCGGTGTGAACCACAAATACGAATCGTATGGGGCTTCCCTGTATATGGCACTAAAAAATCTTGGACTCTGGCACGCACCTGGTTCGCTTGCAAGTCAGCTTTTGTCAGAGGCTCCTTGCCGTCCTTGAATTCGATGCTCCATTCGTGGCTTGATAAGTTGTACACGTCCAAGACAGCTTTGCTGGCTTGGCAAGCAATTTTGACGACGTCAATGATGTCGATAGCTACATTGATATCTTCGAGCACTAAATGTGGGAGCGGCCGGAGGTCAAGCCCAACAAAGGGTTCATTTGACTCGGAGGAAGCCATTGTTTTGGAGGAGGAATGGACAGAAGGGTCGATTAAGGCAAACAGAATCGTAGGAAGGCAAAAAGGTCGCGTGCCATTGACAGCCGCAGGAGCGAAAAGCAGGGGGATTCTTCCTTGCCGACGAGTCCTCGATTCGCTGGATGGAGTATTGCGAAATGAGGCGTGGCACGGTTCAGATCCGACACAACAGGTGGTCGACTCTCACAGCTCGATTTCACGCACACTCCTGAGAGATTGAATACCTTCTATGTCTTGTTTTTAGCCGTCCGCGCAAATATGTATGCTGGGAGGCTACGTCGCTATCGAGATGCCCGCTGGGCGTCGCTTGGCAGAACGAGCCAACCGTGCATTTCGCGGAGCAGTCTTAATGTGATAGCATGCCAGACATGCGGTTCTATGCCGCGTTTGTCTCGTTCCTGAACACACTCGTGCAGATTTATGGGCTGCCCCCGGTCGCAACTCGCACCTGTCTCTGACTGACACGCGTAAAGAAGGCTGCGCGAGAAAACGTCCGATTCAGAAGACTGTGAATGCCGGAAACGCTTGTGGTTCGGCTTGCTATCGTGCTCGGCCCCCTGCATCTGGAGCGCTTGGAGACAGGATGGTGAGGACCTATACACGAGGATATCAAGAAGCCGGGTGAGTAACCGACTCTGGCGAATCAAGGAGGTCTTCTACCGTGTATTTCCGTAACTCCTGTTAACACATCCATGAGTCCTGCACCATTGTCGGCTGGTTCCGGGTATTTCCTGTCTTTTGGCTGGGTCTTTACGAGAGACAGTGTGGCCTGCTAGGTAGATTTGATCGGTGTGAGACCGACtgcccgacgcgccgcaaCTGTGCAGCAGCCTGAGAGCACTCTGGTTTTGTCAAGACGGTGGAGCCGGCGTGCGATTTTCTTTCTCACGGTGCGTTACTTCAGTGTCCCTTCTTATGTTCATTAGCCCTTCCTTACATCGCCTGTTGCGGGATGTCAGGAGTCTCTTTGTATCTCTGTCCGCCAATAGTTCTTGAAAAGCAAGCGGTTTCTTGACCCTAGGACGAGGCGTTGTGTTGTGTCTGGAGCGCTGTTGCCGCACTCTTTCCCTGCGTTTTTTGCGGGGGCGGTCGTTTCTACAGTAACCGTGCAAAAAGTGCTGTCGGAAGGCAGAGAATTCCTGCTCGTCGGTTTCTTTTTTAGTTATCGTCACTGAGTCGGGTGTGACGCGAGCCCGATTTTTTGCGTGGACATTCCTTCTCGGTTTCTTGTGGAATCACCCGTGATTCAATCAGCCGTCAGGCTGCCCCGTCAGCTCTCCCAATTCATCCTACCTCATTCATTCATCATCATGCCGCCGGCCAAGGTGACGTTCAAAGTGTCGGGGGGAAGCCAGTTTGTTCTCGAACTGGAGCCGGAATGGACTGTTAAGCAGGTCAAGGAAAAATGCTCCGAGAAAACAGAGATCCCCGTCCAGGCTCAGCGTCTCATCTATAAAGGTTAGAGCGTCACGCCACTTCTGCAAACGGtctgagcagcagcgcctcgttcTTCGATTGCAGCATTCGTTGTTTACCCTTTGCCCCACGCGGGCTGCTGTCGCCAGTGGGAGCGGCCTTGTCCGGCTAAGCTAGGTCTGTTGCTTGTCAATCGACGTATTCCACTACACTCGTGTTTCGTGGAATTGCTGATAAGGCAGCCCGGGACATTCCGCGGACGGGTGCTGTCCCAGGCTGCCTTCGTTCTTCACACTCAATCGTCGGTCAGTGAGCCAGGCGTTTCCGGAGAAGCGCTAAGAGCAACAGCACACGCGTCCTGCACCCGTAAtaaggaggaggagaggggggaTAGGAGAAGTGTAACTCACCTGTTCCGTTCTCTTCGCAGTTACTGTGGGGAAGGGTATGGCGCGGGATTTCTATCGTTGCGGGAATCTACGCTTAAAGCAACAAGCCACTCGTCAGAGAAGTTCGCGAGACGTGCAGACTCGATTCGCTAATGTCGTCAGGATGCTGGATGTGTTTGCTTGCCAGGAAGGATTCTGAAGGACGGCGACTTAATTTCGACGCACGATGTTCAAGACGGCCATATCATCCACTTGGTGAAAAACGCAGCTGCAACTGCGGCCTCATCCACCAACGCACCAACAACGGGGTCCGCTGCGGCACCTCAGCCGAGTTCTGATTCGGCGGGTACGAGTGCATCGCGGCATGTAGAGCGACAGTTGTGCCTCATCTACTGTTCCTATTCACCGCTGCCAAATATAAATTGAGAGGCATTTGATTGCTCTATGCCGTTTTCCCGGCTTgttcctgcagctgctcagACGCCCAACGCGAATGCCAcaccagctgcagccgctccgCCGCTTCCCAATCCGGCAGCTGACCCGTTCCTGCAGATGTTCATGCAAGGAGGTGAGAAGCCCTCGCTAGCAAAGAAACCGGCGAAGGCCTGGGCTGTCCCAAAACCCCCTGGAGAGTGCGTGCGAAGGGCGCGCCTACGAGAGATTCGTTTCCATCGGCTGCTGCGGTGGCTCGCTGGTCTGCGCTGTGCCTCGGaaaggcagcgaagcgggAAGCAGATTTGGAAGCATCCACTGAATCGAGACAACTGAACGAGCTGGCTTTGTCCTTGTTCCCTGGGAGCTGATCGTTGGACGTCAAGCTCCGTCTTCATTTTCTACTTCCTTTCGTGTTGTTTGTGTGGTGTTGTGACAGGCTTGGGAGGCGGCATGCCTGGAGCTGGTGCCGCAATGCCAGGCTCGCACGATGGAGCCGCAAGGCTGCCGGGCATGCCCCCGGGGATGAATCCGGATACACTTATGCAGTTGATGCAGAGTCCTCTCCTCCAACAGACCATGCAGAACTTGTCTCAGAACCCCCAAATGTTACGAGCGATGATGGAAAGCAACCCGATGCTACGACCCATGATGGTACGTGAAAAGCCTGTTGCGTCGGTGCTTCGCTCCCCACTCCGTATTTGCAGTGTTTGCGTCAGGAGAACAGGCTTCCCTGTGGTGGCATTTTCGCAGACTGCGGTGCTCGCAGCCTTCAAGTGGTGTTCATAGCCGCTGTGTAGTTCACAAGGCCCCGAACGCCAGTAATTTGCAAGAGAGGTAGGctcctccccctctcgcCGCTCCCCGGTTCGGTTTCGGTTAGAGGCTATGACATTGGCGGTTGCGTGTTGTTGCGACTTGTGCCAGCCGATGATGCAGAACGTCTTGGACAATCCCGAGCTGCTGCGGACTTTTCTCAACCCTCAGATGATGCAGGTCTGTTTCAAGCCAGAAAGTAGAGTGCATCGGAGCGTGGGGCCGTGGGTGTTGTTttgcccccctcccctcccccccctcccactGAACGTTCCCGCCGTGGGCTTTGTAACATACCAAAGCGGGGAAGATATGAGTCACCTTTCCATTCGCGTTCACTGGACTGTCGGCTTGCTCATTCAGCAAAGTGATCCTGGAAGGTGCCGTGAGCAGCGTGAAGTCCTTTTCTGTTGATCATGTGCACTGGAAATGTGTGCTTTCTCCTTTGACAGGCGTCTATGCAAATGCAGCAGGCCATGCAGAATATGCAGCGTGCGCAGCAAAGTGCAGCCCAAGGAGACGCCTCAACGACAGGTGCGGAGGCTTGCATTTCTTAATTGCCTCTCCTTGTTTACCTTTTCCCAGTTTTTGCCCACAGGGCCATTATGTCTTCCGTAGTACAgaagcaggccgcggcgccgaggatcGGGAAACCCACACTGCGAAGCGGCGAGTATTTTCAATTCGTTCCACTTCCAATTGTCTCCGCTTCCACGGCTATAGCGCATCCAACGCAGAACGGGTTTCTCCGCGTACACATCGCTTTGATTATGGCGTGCTCTCGACGCCACGTGCTAGTCCTCTGTATACTGCGGCTGCTAAACTGTGAACTCGGAATCCGTAGAGAGGCGGTGGGCCGAAGCCAAGGCGCTtcagaagacgcgcaggacgacaatttgcgcgcctcctgcatCGCGTCCCCAtccgcctctccttctcctcccaTAATCTTTtctgtgtgtgcatgcgcatcGCGCAGGAACGGGGGCGGGTCAGACTGCAAACTCTGGAGCGGGCGCAGGCTTTGGCACGCCCTTTGGAGGGATGCCGGGCGCGGGAGCTTCTGGGCAGCCCGATCTGGTGGCGATGATGCAGCAAGCTCAGCAAATGCTCCAGCAGAACCCCGAGCTCATGAATCAGATGATGGGCATGATGGGTGGCGGAGCCCCCGGCGGCATGCCAGGGGTCAACCCCTTCATGGGCAGCTTCGGAAGCATGGGGAGTTTTGGAAGCATGTCCGGAAGCCCAACAGATACCAGGCCGCCGGAGGAACGGTGAGTGCGCCCTTGCGAACCGCGAGGCTGAGTCGGCAGAAGAGATGCTATGTAgctatttatatgtatatatctaaatatatatatttatgttaCAAAGCGGTCTTCCCACTGACTGAAATGGGGGGTAAACGCGGTGGCAGGAGAAGAGTTATCCTGGTCTGTTGCATCTCAGAACTGAATGAACCCACTCACGAGGCGAATGTATATGCGTGTGTGTTGTGTGTGTGAAATGGTCGGCTTTGAATCCTCCGTCAGGTTTGCTACGCAGCTGGAGTCCCTAAGAGAAATGGGTTTCATTGACCGTGATGCCAAC is a genomic window of Besnoitia besnoiti strain Bb-Ger1 chromosome IV, whole genome shotgun sequence containing:
- a CDS encoding ubiquitin family protein (encoded by transcript BESB_055590), yielding MPPAKVTFKVSGGSQFVLELEPEWTVKQVKEKCSEKTEIPVQAQRLIYKGRILKDGDLISTHDVQDGHIIHLVKNAAATAASSTNAPTTGSAAAPQPSSDSAAAQTPNANATPAAAAPPLPNPAADPFLQMFMQGGLGGGMPGAGAAMPGSHDGAARLPGMPPGMNPDTLMQLMQSPLLQQTMQNLSQNPQMLRAMMESNPMLRPMMPMMQNVLDNPELLRTFLNPQMMQASMQMQQAMQNMQRAQQSAAQGDASTTGTGAGQTANSGAGAGFGTPFGGMPGAGASGQPDLVAMMQQAQQMLQQNPELMNQMMGMMGGGAPGGMPGVNPFMGSFGSMGSFGSMSGSPTDTRPPEERFATQLESLREMGFIDRDANIQALQETGGDVNAAISRLLERGIGN